attttgcttgatgaatcccTCTCTTTGAATCACAGCTCACAACACCAGTTTTTTAAAGCTACAAATTTGTCATTTCTAACAGTTTCTTTctcataaaacattgttttacccTGGTGCCTGTAAAGGATTGATATAGCATTTTCCATTAGAGAAACAAAGAACTACTACTAAGCACAATATCCTTTCACTCTAATTTTTAAGGTCACTCAAGAGAGGACAGTGTCAATTAAAGACTGTTCACAAATATGAAAATAGTTTCCTTTATAGTACATTGAActgaataatatttatagcaTAGAGCAAGCTTCATACCATGTATGATTTATATAGGTTTATGTAATGCATCTGTGTAATTAAATTatacatcaaatacatttttacataattattaaaattaagtaaaaatacCAATTGTACATCAAGTTTATTTCCTACaattgtataataatgataattgtttAGCAAAAGCCTTTTTgacatcttcattttttaaagtgtaaatgatTGGGTTCAACATTGGCGTAACAACACTATACAGGACTGAAAGCACCCTATCCTTTTCTAAGGCATGAGTTGAAGCTGGCCTTACATAGTTAAAAATAGAGCtaccataatataatataactacTGTGAGGTGAGAAAAGCAGGTAGAGAAGGCTTTCAACCTACATTTGTTGGATCTAATTTTCATAATAGtcacaataatgtaaatatatgacACAATAATACACAGGAATGGTGTCCATGCTATGAAAACACCAACAGATTGCAACAAATGTTCATTGAGAAATGTGTCATCACAAGACAGTAAAAGCAGGGGGGgtatatcacaaaaaaagtagTTAATCTGGTTGGAATTGCAAAAGTGCagactgaaagtaaaaaaagtgtgGATTATAGAATTTAGGAGACCACTAAGCCATGAAGCACCTGCTAGAAGTTTGGTAAGTTTAGAGTTCATAATCACCAAATATTTAAGAGGACTACAAATGGCTAAAAAACGATCATAAGACATAATTCCAAGTAGAATACACTCTGTTCCAACACACGAAAAGAAGATATAGAGCTGAATTACacaatcaatatataatattgttttgttaccTGTTATTAGTACTTGTAACATTTTGGGCATTGTTGTTGATGTATAACAAATGTCCAATAAGGAAAGATTCCCTAAGAAGAAGTACATTGGAGTGTGGAGTGTGCTATCCAAATAGGACACCAATATGATGGTAAGATTTCCTGCTAAAGCTACAACATAAATTACAAgcacaaatacaaaaagcaatGATTTGATATTTGGTAAATCAGATAATCCAAGTATTTGAAATTCTGTAAAGCTTGTCTGATTACCAGTCATGTTAAAATTCCAATTATGTATCAACAAAAACAGCCAATAAATTTGCTTGTAGGACTGCCACTTACTGGTTTTACTTTCTTTAATAAGATTTATTCAGCACTGAAAAtgagattaaaaatatttgtttattttaaatattacatttctgagAATCTTTTTAGGAATGGGTAGCCTTTGTAACtgttttgaatttgtatatattgtCTTTATAATTAGTATTAGTAATTTAATAAGTATATCTGAATTCAAAGACCAGACCATTTATTGTCACGCAGTTGTGGCCCATCTCTTTATTTAGTATAATTTTGGAATGCTGGTACCTTTATTTCAATAATGCAGTACACAACAGCACCAACTGTCATTTGTTTCTACAACAGTAACCACCATGAAGAATTGTAACCATTGCAGAGTGACCCCTTAACAACTGTTCCTTCAATTAcctaaaatgttggatttgcccTAACTCAGTGACAACAGCCTCCAGAACAAATAGAgattgtggccctgatttatgaaagctctccaaggctggagagaatacactttcagaagtgaagctgggtgatccagcaaacctagattggatctggtccaggattcaaaacattttctagaaaatagcaaatgttttgtgaaaacatgttttctggatcacccagcttcacttctgaaagtatattctctccagctttggagaactttattaaatcagggcttgTAAATCTATCCAGTGGAAACACAGACAGCATTAACAACTTGATGAAGATACTAACCTTTCCCCATTCAATTGAAAACTGGAATTAGGACCCACTTAAATACTTTGTATGCATGTCACAGTGTTGCAGGCAAGCTAGCGGTCAGAGCAGGAGGCAATCAGGTGTAATCGGGCACAGCCAAAAGTCAGGGCGGGTGGCAATCAAGACTAGTCAGGTGAAGCCTCCAGACCCTACAGCTTTTAtgctaataaatgtaattattataatgttataaataacaacgataatataataaatgtaattaataaaatgctaataaaaatgtattaaatcacTGAATAGCTGAGTACTTAAGGTAGATTGTTTTCAACAAATGACTTAGGATTACTGTAGAATTAAAagcaataacatattttaaaaaatggttatgGTATTCCTTACCTAGGTAAGAATTTGACTGTGCACACATCTTTTTAAGCATCGAAACATACATATGATGGcacttttaactcttttttttctcttactttcttACAACTCATGATGTGCATACAatctagaaaacaaaatgtatccaCTTTTAAATCCTAACAGCTTCAAATCATAACTCTTTATGTATCTGTCTTGTTATACTATAGGGTAAACTAGAAATAGTGAAGAAAGAAATGGATCATTTAAGCATGAACATCTTGGGCATCAACAAAAATGAAATGGACTTGCCTAGGAAATTTTCAGTTTACTGTTCTGTTCATGAAAGGCaaagaaaatgtgttgtttttatattCAATTACCAATATTGTCATTGGATATTATGCAATAAATGATTTACTAATATCACAGCCATTTAAtagttttatgtaaagtttatacCCCAAAACTTGATACACACAACACAAAACTAGATGCATATTGACCAGacctgtacattatatacatttacaatgtgtgcaaatcatttttttcccagtaaaTGCATCAATGTGAGATTGAATGGTAAATAAAGTGCTCAAATATTAGATTACATAAGTTAATTTAAAGCTTTGTCATTCTATTACAATAAAGTCACACTAAAATGGGGTTATGCAATTCATGTAGACTTTGCTTTgaggaaaaaaagacagaaatgtttttctttgttttttgtttttttttttgctattcttttccaggaaaaagacaagaaaatacatctatatatatatatatatatatatatatatatatatatatatatatacatacaatgttCCTATCCAAAGAAAGTCCTAGCTGTCCTGGAAACCATAAAGGTGAGAACATATGTTAAAACATAATGTGcagtaaagaacaaaaaaaagaaaagaaagacattCCTAAAAATTGATGGTAAAGAAGTGGAAAAAGTAGACAGTTTTCACctccttctattattattaaatattgagaACAAAAATCCAGCAGTCAAGAAATATGACACAGACTCACCTTGGAGTTGCAAAGATGAAACAAGAAAAGACCTTCTAAAGTGTTGATGTGTCTAGACGTACAAACATAATAATTGTCTAGATTATGGTATTTCCTGTCATTCTATATAGATGTCAAAAATggttaatataaaagaaaaacaggaaatgtaTTGATGTCCTAAAGGTGGGTGTTACTAATGAATTCTAAGATTACTGTTTAAGAAGTAAAAgctgaccttttcttttttttgtttgcctttaatacattttttctctataaattaaatataacatacttaataacatatttttacaggaaaatatttctatataaaagaaACTCCAACCCATCAAAAAACCCATCccatcaaaaaacaaacaaacaatattagTATTACCTTGTTATTATATGCTAAGTTGGGGTGCAATAACAGGCTTATATTagaaatttaaagattttattacGGAGCCCTGAAGCAATCTTAACcttagtgaaaaataaaatgaaatgtgttcaTGCCAATATTTAGTTCCGTTAAAAACAAGCATTCAGTACTAGTAAATCTTTcttgtatgtgtattttaaattatatattctcCTGCTATGAATTTTTGGTGGCAATCACAGTCACTGCTTTggaaagagaaaaacagagacaaatattttcttatatactAGATACTGATATATACAGCAGACTAAAGTTCAAATCCTGACAAGCAAAGGGTAAAAAACATGCCCTACAGCAAAAAATATTAAGAAGACCCTTTTTATATCTTAAACTTATTTAGTTTAAGTCTGTTTTATATTATCATGCTGTTTTGTGTGTGCATGCTAATCAACATATCTAGGAAGCAATAACATTCTGTTAAAAACAAGCATGTATGATAGGGGTCAATTAGTATATGAATTAACATTACGTCTTTATTTTCCCAAGACAAAGCCATTTTCTCAAATCCCAAATCACATaatcaagaaaaatattattactgtgaAAAATAACAGttgaattaattaaaattatatattacttgAGATAACAGTGTGCATGTACCAATATCTATGGTTTGTTATCATGTTCAGTAAAAAGCTAAATTCACTCCAAATTAATTTGCCCTGACTTTGTTTTGAGGGCTGTTCAGCTAAACTGAAGCAAAACATTTGGAGCCTGAATATATGAATACCATAGTATACCTGGCCAACTTCTTGGTTAGCCAGGTAAATAATTGCGGGCTCTTTAATAATACACAGCAAAGGTACTGTGTACATCAATACAACTTCCCAGACATTCTTAAATAATGACAATTTAAGGCTGTAAGCCAATTGTCAAGGTAATTGACAGGTATGTATCTGTCAATCTAATCATTCAGCATTGTAAATCCAACATTGTACATGAAGACACATAGCCTGCTCATCTGTATATGATGAAAATCCTGACACTGAATAACTAATTGCAGTTTTCTGGTCAACCAAGTCCCAAAATCCTAACCTGGATCTTTTTTctgattactgtaaaaaaaaattaaaaggaattttaaataaaatgtttacatcagGCTGCAGTGGAATCTTTTGAAAGGGAGGTGACCTATGGGCATAAACTGGAAAATTTTCAGTTAAACAAAAGCCAAAGGTCCTCCTAGATTTGCCCTGGTTTATCAAGCAAAATTGAAAGTTCGATCGTGCACTCGTATTTGCGATGCGGCATCGGACCCCCTCTAACCTATTCATCAACAAATTTTCAGCCGTCGAGAatacgctggcatattctccaggcatttatcaactgaaatgatctgacACTTCGAGAggcacatctccggcagcttgacactagcgagcttagattaaaagtcattctttccctaaaaaataatttgatggaACACATCTTctagttagccctaaataaaaatgtaggatgtgttcaaatgtttaaaacatatatattagctaagaagtaagcatatttttaaatgacctaatattttcaggttcggaaagttAACTGATTTCACCTGTTTTCATAGGCGCATACTTAAACCCTTACGATGCCTAACCCGAGGATATGCCTGGTGTTAAATCCCTGAGCACTCTGGAAGGCGAGACCTCACTTTGGCCTGCAGACTAGATTATCCAtccacgttcttgtttgcttctataaaagatatatctttatatatttttacataaacatattaaagaaatatatatgaatacatataaatatagtaaaaaatatgattatattggaagcctcctttaataaggagaGTCCCAGATCTCCgtcaccccaccctggggaatgcgTACATAAAACCCCCCACTCATTTCctgaaaaatatgtgtaaaaaataagaggaggttttaatgttaaagtaatttttaaactttttgaaattttttttacaggttatcccacaatgaaagaatgatttccacagctgcattcatatcATCAGTACAGCtctgggactcctgacagtgtaggatcccttgtcctcatttaactaggggttaaatgaggtcATGTctcctcattcacctctagtgcttagTGATTGGTTGAGaagagggaaaccctgatgacagctcaagcatcatcagggatccccttcgctcagccaatcacagagcaccagacttggatggggagacttgttaccatttacctctagtgctgaatggatgaacaggggaaaccctgttGAGGGCTCAAGCATCATTGGGGAtccccttttctcagccaatcatggagcactaaagttgaatggggagacttgtcctcatttaatccCTAGTGCCTGGGGACCCCAGACTGTCAGTAGCCCACAGCTGTGCTGATgacataaatgcagccgtgggaatcatccttttattgtgggataacttgtaaaaaaaagttttaaagttacactaaacacacacagtTAATAAATGACCTTAACACtaaagcctcctcctctactttgttttaatttattttttattagatagctgtttaCTGatttacaaatctaaaggatcatatcaataaatgattatagaATGTCCAACTGTAGAGGCATTGCAAAACAGTGGTAAACCACCCCTTTCCCAACTTTTGTTGCCAGCATCAAATTCacaattagaatacatttttcaaaatctgCATTTGATTTGTTGTCTTTGTACTATTTTCTGTTACAGTTACAATAGTCCTATACCCTGAACATAAACCagtaagaattaaatatctgtttttttttttacagaaataaagaaaattttatgggtttttagatagttactaagtgctatcagaatgaaatatctgtattttttgtggataaaaatagaaaattttctggcttttgtgatatattacaagatgTATattttaggatacctcttgcaatctattaccaaaaacccaaacaattctgtatttctgtaaaaaaaatacagatattttattatgatagcacttggtatctatcctaaaacccataaaaatgcagtatttctctccaaaaaatacagatattttaatctgaTAGCAcatggtatgtatcctaaaacccataaaaatgtatgtatttatgagaaacaaatacagatatttaactgtgatagcacttgctagatatacacaaatgccatccacactttgttccagagcccaccgcctccccctcctcctgctgtaaatgatgctgccaaactctagatgccagagaCTAATGGCGaacacactccgtctcagagcccaccgcctcctcctcctcctcctgctgtaaatgatgctcccgtcagcccagtacctgactttagatgccagatactaatgccgtccacactccatctcagagcccaccgcctactcctcctcctgctgtaaatgaagctgccgcctgcccactaacaaactctagatgccagatactaatgccgtccacactccatctcagagcccaccacctcctcctcctcctgctgtaaatgaagctgccgcctgcccagttaaaaactctagatggcagatactaatgccgtccacttgccgtctcagagcccactgcctcctcctcctgctgtaaatgatgctgccgcctgcccagtgcaaaactctagatgccagatactaatgccgtccacactccgttttagagcccaccacctcctcctcctgctgtaaatgaagctgccacctgtccagtaacaaactctagatgccagatactaatgccgtccacactccgttttagagcccaccacctcctcctcctgctgaaaatTAAGCTGCCACCTggcagtaacaaactctagatgccagatactaataacgtccacactccgtctcagagcccaccgcctcctcctcctcctgctgtaaatgatgctgcctcctgcccagtactaaactctagatgccagataccgcCTGCCCAGTTAAAAACTCTAGAtggcagatactaatgccgtccaaactccatctcagagcccaccgcctcctcctcctcctcctgctttaaatgatgctgccgccttcccagtacccgactttagatgccagatactaaggCCGTCCAGGCTCCGTCTAAgagcacaccgcctcctccttctcctgctgtaaatgaagctgccgcctgcccagtaacaaactctagatgccagatactaatgctgtccacactccgtctcagagcccacagcctcctcctcctcctgctgtaaatgatgctgctgcctgcccagtacccgactttgaatgccagatactaatgccgtccacgctctgtctcagagcccaccacctcctcctcctcctctggctgtaaatgaagctgccacctggcagtaacaaactctagatgccagacactaatgccgtccacactctgtctcagagcaaactgcctcctccttttgctgtaactgatgctgacacctgcccagtacccgactttagatgccagatactaatgccatccacactctgtctcagagcccaccgcctcctcctcttgctgtaactgatgctg
This Pyxicephalus adspersus chromosome 6, UCB_Pads_2.0, whole genome shotgun sequence DNA region includes the following protein-coding sequences:
- the LOC140332692 gene encoding olfactory receptor 5V1-like; amino-acid sequence: MTGNQTSFTEFQILGLSDLPNIKSLLFVFVLVIYVVALAGNLTIILVSYLDSTLHTPMYFFLGNLSLLDICYTSTTMPKMLQVLITGNKTILYIDCVIQLYIFFSCVGTECILLGIMSYDRFLAICSPLKYLVIMNSKLTKLLAGASWLSGLLNSIIHTFFTFSLHFCNSNQINYFFCDIPPLLLLSCDDTFLNEHLLQSVGVFIAWTPFLCIIVSYIYIIVTIMKIRSNKCRLKAFSTCFSHLTVVILYYGSSIFNYVRPASTHALEKDRVLSVLYSVVTPMLNPIIYTLKNEDVKKAVEALHSAEKNPNFSPIKFNGV